Proteins encoded in a region of the Pseudomonas shahriarae genome:
- a CDS encoding RluA family pseudouridine synthase, whose translation MPLSNIHILHQDDAVLVVNKPTLLLSVPGRADDNKDCLITRLQENGYPEARIVHRLDWETSGIILLARDADTHRELSRQFHDRETEKAYTALCWGQPELDSGSIDLPLRYDPPTKPRHVVDHEFGKHALTFWKVLERCGDWCRVELTPITGRSHQLRVHMLSIGHPLLGDGLYAHEQALAAWPRLCLHASMLSFTHPQSGERLRFECPAPF comes from the coding sequence ATGCCGTTGTCCAATATCCATATCCTTCACCAGGATGACGCTGTCCTGGTGGTGAACAAGCCTACCCTGCTGCTGTCGGTGCCAGGCCGCGCCGACGACAACAAGGACTGCCTGATCACCCGCCTGCAGGAAAACGGTTACCCAGAGGCGCGTATCGTTCATCGCCTGGACTGGGAAACGTCGGGAATCATCCTGCTGGCCAGGGATGCCGACACCCACCGCGAACTGTCCCGCCAGTTTCACGACCGCGAAACAGAAAAGGCCTACACCGCCTTGTGCTGGGGCCAGCCGGAACTGGACAGCGGCAGCATCGACCTGCCGCTGCGCTATGACCCGCCGACCAAGCCGCGGCATGTGGTGGACCATGAGTTCGGCAAGCATGCGCTGACCTTCTGGAAAGTCCTGGAGCGTTGCGGGGATTGGTGCCGGGTCGAGCTGACGCCGATTACCGGGCGTTCGCACCAACTGCGGGTACACATGCTGTCCATCGGGCACCCGCTGCTCGGTGATGGCCTGTATGCCCATGAACAGGCCCTGGCCGCCTGGCCGCGCCTGTGCCTGCACGCGAGCATGTTGAGCTTTACCCACCCGCAAAGCGGCGAGCGCCTGCGCTTCGAGTGCCCTGCGCCTTTTTGA
- a CDS encoding ABC transporter permease: MSRAEASPVALYHRVVVYLLFAILVLPLIGTLVYSLASSWSATILPAGFTFEWYVQLWSDPRFLHAFGQSLLVCVGALILSVVLILPLLFVVHYHFPRLDALMNILILLPFAVPPVVSSVGLLQLYGSGPLAMVGTPWILIGCYFTVALPFMYRAITNNLQAINLRDLMDAAQLLGASTWQAAILVVLPNLRKGLMVALLLSFSFLFGEFVFANILVGTRYETLQVYLNNMRNSSGHFTSAVVISYFLFVLLLTWAANFLNKDKSQ; this comes from the coding sequence ATGTCTCGCGCTGAAGCCAGCCCCGTCGCCCTCTATCATCGCGTGGTGGTGTACCTGCTGTTCGCGATCCTGGTGCTGCCGCTGATTGGCACCCTGGTGTACTCCCTTGCCAGCAGTTGGTCGGCCACCATCCTGCCCGCCGGTTTTACCTTTGAATGGTATGTACAGCTGTGGAGCGACCCGCGCTTTTTGCATGCCTTTGGCCAATCGCTGCTGGTGTGTGTCGGCGCACTGATCCTGTCGGTGGTGCTGATCCTGCCGCTGCTGTTCGTGGTGCACTACCACTTCCCCAGGCTCGACGCGCTGATGAATATCCTGATCCTGCTGCCTTTCGCGGTGCCACCGGTGGTGTCCTCGGTGGGCCTGTTACAGCTGTATGGCTCGGGGCCGCTGGCGATGGTCGGCACACCGTGGATCCTGATTGGCTGCTACTTCACCGTGGCACTGCCGTTCATGTACCGCGCGATCACCAACAACCTACAGGCGATCAACCTGCGTGACCTGATGGACGCCGCCCAACTGCTCGGCGCCAGCACCTGGCAGGCGGCGATCCTGGTGGTGCTGCCGAACCTGCGCAAGGGCTTGATGGTGGCGTTGCTGCTGTCGTTCTCGTTCCTGTTCGGCGAGTTTGTGTTCGCCAACATCCTTGTCGGCACGCGCTACGAGACCTTGCAGGTGTACCTCAACAACATGCGTAACAGCAGCGGCCACTTCACCAGCGCCGTGGTCATCTCCTATTTCCTTTTCGTGCTGCTGCTCACCTGGGCCGCCAACTTCTTGAACAAGGACAAAAGCCAATGA
- a CDS encoding mechanosensitive ion channel family protein: MLARLFALPHCLLLCLLILLPIAPAQAVGLPGILGNTTKAQPQADVPLGQSLDEVIKTLENDQQRTKLLADLKKLREATKKAQPAAEQGVLSLIGGTLASLEQQLSGADSPLNRWSVEFAQARTELGALMLPASEWLPIIFGFAVVLMLWSLLAAALIWLSHRVRLRFGLSEELPQHPKTWDMLRFALRKLGPWLIALVITVYLSYALPSSLGKSLAMVLAYALVVGTCFSAICVIAFSVLDGPHRHRALYILRHQAFRPLWLIGSFAAFGEALSDPRLTEALGTHLAHSAATVANVLAALSTGVFILRFRRPIAHLIRNQPLSRRLTRRALSDTIEIVGTFWYLPALLLVGISLFATFVSAGDTSTALRQSLLCTVLLVLCMVINGLVRRHALKPQRGHKRHALYSERLKSFVYTLAHLMVWLVFIELGLRVWGWSLIRFTEGDGHEISVKLFGLAGTLLFAWLIWILSDTAIHHALTRSRKGLANARAQTMMPLIRNVLFVTIFIIAAIVALANMGMNVTPLLAGAGVIGLAIGFGAQSLVADLITGLFIIIEDSLAIDDYVDVGGHLGTVEGLTIRTVRLRDIDGIVHTIPFSEIKSIKNYSREFGYAIFRVAVPASMDIDTAIKLMRDVGQKMRADPLQRRNIWSPLEFQGVESFESGNAILRARFKTAPIKQWEVSRAFNLSLKRHLDEAGMDLAMPRLSVQVVTAASGPQEAQVTSTPT, translated from the coding sequence GTGCTTGCCCGTCTGTTTGCTCTGCCACACTGCCTGCTCCTTTGCCTGCTGATCCTGTTGCCCATCGCCCCTGCCCAGGCGGTCGGCCTGCCCGGTATCCTGGGCAACACCACCAAAGCCCAGCCACAGGCCGACGTGCCGCTGGGGCAGTCTTTGGACGAGGTGATCAAGACCCTGGAAAACGACCAGCAGCGCACCAAGCTGCTGGCCGACCTGAAAAAGCTGCGCGAAGCCACGAAAAAAGCCCAGCCGGCTGCCGAGCAAGGGGTGCTGAGCCTGATCGGCGGCACCCTGGCCAGCCTGGAGCAACAGCTGTCCGGCGCCGACAGCCCACTCAATCGCTGGTCCGTCGAATTCGCCCAGGCCAGGACCGAGCTGGGCGCGCTGATGCTGCCCGCCAGCGAATGGCTGCCGATTATCTTTGGCTTTGCCGTGGTGTTGATGCTCTGGAGCCTGCTCGCGGCCGCGCTGATCTGGCTCAGCCATCGGGTGCGCCTGCGCTTTGGCCTCAGTGAAGAATTGCCGCAACACCCCAAGACCTGGGACATGCTGCGCTTTGCCCTGCGCAAGCTCGGCCCCTGGCTGATTGCCCTGGTGATCACCGTCTACCTCAGCTACGCCCTGCCCTCCTCCCTGGGCAAATCCCTGGCGATGGTGCTGGCGTACGCGCTGGTGGTCGGCACGTGTTTTTCGGCGATCTGCGTCATCGCCTTTTCCGTGCTTGACGGCCCGCACCGTCACCGGGCGCTGTATATCCTGCGCCACCAGGCGTTTCGCCCGCTGTGGCTGATCGGCAGCTTCGCCGCTTTCGGCGAGGCCTTGAGCGATCCGCGCCTGACCGAAGCCCTGGGTACCCACCTGGCCCACAGCGCCGCGACCGTCGCCAATGTCCTGGCGGCACTGTCCACCGGCGTGTTTATCCTGCGTTTCCGCCGGCCCATCGCCCACCTGATCCGCAACCAGCCACTGTCCCGGCGCCTGACCCGCCGCGCATTGAGCGATACGATCGAGATCGTCGGCACCTTCTGGTACCTGCCCGCGCTGCTGCTGGTGGGCATTTCGCTGTTTGCCACCTTCGTGTCGGCCGGCGATACCAGCACCGCCTTGCGCCAATCATTGCTGTGCACGGTGTTGCTGGTGCTGTGCATGGTGATCAACGGCCTGGTGCGCCGCCACGCCCTCAAGCCCCAGCGCGGGCACAAGCGCCATGCGCTGTATTCCGAGCGCCTGAAAAGCTTTGTCTACACCCTGGCCCATCTGATGGTGTGGCTGGTGTTTATCGAACTCGGCCTGCGGGTCTGGGGCTGGTCGCTGATCCGCTTTACCGAAGGCGACGGACATGAAATCAGCGTCAAGCTGTTCGGCCTTGCCGGTACCCTGCTGTTTGCCTGGCTGATCTGGATCCTCAGCGACACCGCGATCCACCACGCCCTCACCCGCTCGCGCAAAGGCCTGGCCAATGCGCGGGCGCAGACCATGATGCCGTTGATCCGCAACGTGCTGTTCGTGACCATCTTCATCATCGCCGCCATTGTCGCCCTGGCGAACATGGGCATGAACGTCACGCCCCTGCTGGCCGGTGCCGGTGTGATCGGCCTGGCCATCGGTTTTGGTGCGCAGTCACTGGTGGCGGACTTGATCACCGGCCTGTTCATCATCATCGAAGACTCCCTGGCCATTGATGACTATGTGGATGTCGGCGGCCACCTTGGCACCGTCGAGGGCCTGACCATCCGTACCGTGCGCCTGCGCGATATCGACGGCATCGTCCACACCATCCCGTTCAGCGAGATCAAGAGCATCAAGAACTACTCGCGGGAATTCGGCTACGCGATTTTCCGCGTAGCGGTGCCAGCCAGCATGGACATCGACACCGCGATCAAGCTGATGCGCGACGTCGGCCAGAAAATGCGCGCCGACCCGCTGCAACGCCGCAATATCTGGTCGCCCCTGGAGTTCCAGGGTGTGGAAAGCTTCGAGTCCGGCAACGCCATCCTGCGTGCGCGCTTCAAGACCGCGCCGATCAAGCAGTGGGAAGTGTCGCGGGCGTTCAACCTGTCGCTCAAGCGCCACCTCGATGAGGCCGGGATGGACCTGGCGATGCCGCGCTTGAGCGTGCAAGTGGTGACGGCGGCGAGTGGGCCGCAGGAAGCTCAGGTCACATCCACCCCGACATGA
- the minE gene encoding cell division topological specificity factor MinE, with translation MKFLDFFRANKKPSTASVAKERLQIIVAHERGQRSTPDYLPALQKELVEVIRKYVNIGNDDVHVALENDGSCSILELNITLPDR, from the coding sequence ATGAAATTTCTCGACTTCTTTCGCGCCAACAAAAAGCCAAGCACCGCATCGGTAGCGAAAGAGCGTCTACAGATCATCGTGGCGCACGAACGCGGCCAACGCAGCACGCCGGACTACCTGCCAGCCTTGCAGAAGGAACTGGTCGAGGTGATCCGCAAGTACGTCAATATCGGCAACGATGACGTGCATGTCGCCCTGGAAAACGACGGCAGCTGCTCGATTCTGGAACTCAATATCACCCTGCCTGATCGTTGA
- a CDS encoding ABC transporter substrate-binding protein, producing MKQLFLASLLGSTIAMCTAAMAADTDLKTLEAAAKAEGAVNSVGMPDNWANWKGTWEDLAAKYGLKHMDTDMSSAQEIAKFAAEKDNASADIGDVGAAFGPIAVKQGVTQPYKPSTWEQIPDWAKDKDGNWALAYTGTIAFIVNKKLLHGSEVPTKWSDLKTGKYKVSIGDVSTAAQAANGVLAAALATGGDEKNIQPALLMFAEIAKQGRISLANPTIATMEKGEVEVGVVWDFNGLSYKAKMANPDDYVVLIPSDGSVISGYTTIINKYAKHPNAAKLTREYIFSDAGQINLAKGNARPIRAEHLTLPPEVKAKLLPDEQYKGVTPIKDADAWEKTSKALPQKWQEEVIINMQ from the coding sequence ATGAAACAGCTTTTCCTGGCATCACTGTTAGGCTCGACCATTGCCATGTGCACCGCCGCCATGGCCGCTGACACCGATTTGAAAACCCTGGAAGCTGCCGCCAAGGCAGAAGGCGCTGTGAACAGCGTCGGCATGCCCGATAACTGGGCCAACTGGAAAGGCACCTGGGAAGACCTGGCGGCCAAGTACGGCCTCAAGCACATGGACACCGATATGAGCTCGGCCCAGGAAATCGCCAAGTTCGCCGCAGAAAAAGACAATGCCAGCGCCGATATCGGCGACGTGGGCGCAGCCTTCGGGCCGATTGCGGTCAAGCAGGGCGTGACCCAACCCTACAAGCCAAGCACCTGGGAACAGATCCCGGACTGGGCCAAGGACAAGGACGGCAACTGGGCCCTGGCCTACACCGGCACCATTGCGTTTATCGTCAACAAAAAGCTGTTGCACGGCTCCGAAGTGCCGACCAAATGGTCTGACCTGAAAACCGGCAAATACAAGGTTTCGATTGGTGACGTGAGCACCGCCGCCCAGGCCGCCAACGGTGTACTGGCCGCCGCCCTGGCCACTGGCGGCGACGAGAAGAACATCCAGCCGGCGCTGCTGATGTTTGCCGAAATCGCCAAGCAGGGCCGTATCTCCCTGGCCAACCCGACCATCGCCACCATGGAAAAGGGCGAAGTGGAAGTGGGCGTGGTCTGGGACTTCAACGGCCTGAGCTACAAGGCCAAGATGGCCAACCCGGATGACTACGTGGTGCTGATCCCCTCGGATGGCTCGGTGATTTCCGGCTACACCACCATCATCAATAAATACGCCAAGCACCCCAACGCGGCCAAGCTGACCCGCGAATACATCTTCAGTGATGCCGGGCAAATCAACCTGGCCAAGGGCAATGCGCGGCCGATCCGTGCCGAACACCTGACCCTGCCACCTGAAGTGAAAGCCAAGCTGCTGCCTGACGAGCAATACAAAGGCGTGACTCCGATCAAGGACGCCGATGCCTGGGAGAAGACCTCCAAGGCGCTGCCGCAGAAGTGGCAGGAAGAAGTCATCATCAATATGCAATAA
- a CDS encoding alkaline phosphatase family protein yields the protein MKHNVILVVLDGLNYEVARHAMGHLQAYVGAGRAALYKLECELPALSRPLYECILTGVTPIDSGIVHNNVSRLSNQRSIFHYATDAGLTTAAAAYHWVSELYNRSPFIAARDRHTDDPALAIQHGHFYWSDHYPDAHLFADAESLRLKHAPNFLLVHPMNIDDAGHRHGLDTAQYRNSARSADVILADYLQGWLDTGYQVLVTADHGMNNDRSHNGLLPEEREVPLFVFGDAFSLEPEAQPRQTDICGTVCALLGVAHDKPVCQELLK from the coding sequence ATGAAGCACAACGTCATCCTTGTGGTGCTCGACGGCCTCAATTACGAGGTTGCCCGGCATGCCATGGGGCATCTCCAGGCCTACGTCGGCGCCGGGCGCGCAGCGCTGTACAAGCTGGAATGCGAATTGCCCGCCCTGTCGCGCCCGCTGTACGAATGCATCCTGACCGGCGTAACGCCGATCGACAGTGGCATTGTCCACAACAACGTCTCGCGCCTGTCCAACCAGCGCAGCATTTTCCATTACGCCACCGACGCCGGCTTGACCACTGCGGCGGCGGCCTACCATTGGGTCAGCGAGCTGTATAACCGCTCGCCGTTTATCGCCGCCCGCGACCGGCATACCGACGACCCGGCGCTGGCAATCCAGCACGGGCACTTCTACTGGAGCGATCATTACCCCGACGCTCACCTGTTTGCCGATGCCGAGAGCCTGCGCCTCAAGCACGCGCCGAACTTTTTGCTGGTACACCCGATGAACATCGACGACGCCGGCCACAGGCACGGCCTCGACACCGCGCAATACCGCAACAGCGCCCGCTCGGCGGACGTCATCCTCGCCGACTACCTGCAAGGCTGGCTCGACACCGGCTACCAGGTGCTGGTCACCGCCGACCACGGCATGAACAACGACCGCTCCCACAACGGCCTGCTGCCGGAAGAGCGCGAAGTGCCGCTGTTTGTGTTCGGTGATGCCTTCAGCCTCGAGCCCGAGGCCCAACCCAGGCAAACCGATATCTGCGGCACCGTCTGCGCCCTGCTTGGCGTTGCCCACGACAAACCTGTCTGCCAGGAGCTGTTGAAGTGA
- a CDS encoding HAD family hydrolase, whose protein sequence is MALVIFDLDDTLIHGDCATLWSEQMGRLGWVDPDSFMRKNNELMAAYSRGELAMEEFMDFSLEPMIGRTPEEVAHLVEPWVEDIIEPLIYSDATKTIARHRQNGDRILVISASGTHLVTPIAARIGIDEVLGIELDVAHGVYSGKTVGVLTYREGKVARLTQWLEQEGESLEGAYFYSDSRNDLPLLSKVDFPQVVNPDPVLQAHAEQAGWPIHQWA, encoded by the coding sequence ATGGCTTTGGTAATTTTTGATCTGGACGACACCCTGATCCACGGCGACTGCGCCACCTTGTGGAGCGAACAAATGGGCCGCCTGGGCTGGGTGGACCCCGATTCGTTCATGCGCAAGAACAACGAACTGATGGCCGCCTACAGCCGCGGCGAGCTGGCCATGGAAGAGTTCATGGACTTCAGCCTGGAACCGATGATCGGGCGCACCCCGGAAGAAGTCGCGCACCTGGTCGAGCCGTGGGTGGAAGATATTATCGAGCCGCTGATCTACAGCGACGCCACCAAGACCATCGCCCGCCACCGGCAGAACGGGGACCGGATCCTGGTGATCTCGGCCTCGGGCACGCACCTGGTCACGCCGATTGCCGCACGCATTGGCATTGATGAAGTACTGGGGATTGAACTGGACGTAGCCCACGGGGTGTACAGCGGCAAGACCGTGGGTGTACTGACGTACCGTGAAGGCAAGGTCGCCCGCTTGACGCAATGGCTGGAGCAGGAAGGTGAAAGCCTGGAGGGTGCGTATTTCTATTCGGATTCGCGCAATGACTTGCCGCTGTTGAGCAAGGTCGATTTCCCGCAGGTGGTGAACCCGGACCCGGTGCTGCAGGCCCACGCAGAACAGGCCGGATGGCCGATCCACCAGTGGGCCTGA
- a CDS encoding ABC transporter ATP-binding protein has protein sequence MSFVSVQHLQKSYAATPVFSDINCQIAKGEFVTLLGPSGCGKSTLLRCIAGLTPVDSGQILLDGQDIVPLSPQKRHIGMVFQSYALFPNMTVEQNVAFGLRMQKVNADDSHQRVQEVLQLVELKDLAGRYPHQMSGGQCQRVALARSLVTRPRLLLLDEPLSALDARIRKHLREQIRQIQRELGLTTIFVTHDQEEALVMSDRIFLMNQGKIVQSGDAETLYTAPVDAFAAGFIGNYNLLDAEQASKLLQRPVSSRIAIRPESIELNRNGELDALVRSHSLLGNVIRYRVEARGVELVVDVLNRSAQDLHPDGQRLALSIDPSALCEVA, from the coding sequence ATGAGCTTCGTCAGCGTCCAGCACCTGCAAAAAAGCTACGCCGCCACCCCGGTGTTCAGTGATATCAACTGCCAGATCGCCAAGGGCGAATTCGTCACCCTGCTTGGCCCGTCCGGTTGCGGCAAATCCACGCTGCTGCGCTGCATCGCCGGGCTGACGCCGGTGGACAGTGGGCAGATCCTCCTGGACGGCCAGGATATCGTGCCGCTGAGCCCGCAGAAGCGCCATATCGGCATGGTGTTCCAGAGCTACGCGCTGTTCCCCAACATGACCGTGGAACAGAACGTCGCCTTCGGCCTGCGTATGCAGAAGGTCAACGCCGATGACAGCCACCAGCGGGTGCAGGAAGTGCTGCAACTGGTCGAGCTCAAGGACCTGGCCGGGCGCTATCCGCACCAGATGTCCGGCGGCCAGTGCCAGCGCGTCGCCCTCGCCCGCTCCCTGGTCACCCGCCCGCGCCTGCTGCTGCTCGATGAGCCGCTGTCGGCACTGGATGCGCGGATTCGCAAACACCTGCGCGAGCAGATCCGTCAGATCCAGCGCGAACTGGGGCTGACCACGATTTTTGTGACCCATGACCAGGAAGAAGCCCTGGTCATGTCCGACCGCATCTTCCTGATGAACCAGGGCAAGATCGTACAAAGCGGCGACGCTGAAACCCTGTACACCGCCCCCGTGGACGCCTTCGCCGCCGGTTTTATCGGCAACTACAACCTGCTGGACGCCGAGCAGGCCAGCAAGCTATTGCAGCGTCCGGTCAGCAGCCGTATTGCGATCCGTCCCGAGTCCATCGAACTGAACCGCAACGGTGAGCTGGACGCTCTGGTGCGCAGCCACAGCCTGCTGGGTAATGTGATTCGCTATCGCGTCGAAGCCCGGGGCGTTGAATTGGTGGTGGACGTACTCAACCGCTCGGCCCAGGATCTTCACCCAGACGGGCAACGCCTGGCACTTTCCATCGATCCCAGCGCACTGTGTGAGGTAGCCTGA
- a CDS encoding M18 family aminopeptidase yields the protein MREALNQGLIDFLKASPTPFHATAALAQRLEAAGFQRLDERETWTTEANGRYYVTRNDSSIIAFKMGRQSPLHDGIRLVGAHTDSPCLRVKPQPELQRQGFWQLGVEVYGGALLAPWFDRDLSLAGRVTFRRDGKVESQLIDFKLPIAIIPNLAIHLNREANQGWAINAQTELPPILAQFAGDERVDFRAVLTDQLAREHGLNADVVLDYELSFYDTQGAAVIGLHGDFIAGARLDNLLSCYAGLQALLTSETDETCVLVCTDHEEVGSCSACGADGPMLEQTLRRLLPEGDEFVRAIQKSLLVSADNAHGIHPNYADKHDANHGPKLNAGPVIKVNSNQRYATNSETAGFFRHLCMAEEVPVQSFVVRSDMGCGSTIGPITASHLGVRTVDIGLPTFAMHSIRELCGSHDLAHLVKVLSAFYASRDLP from the coding sequence ATGCGCGAAGCGTTGAATCAAGGCCTGATCGACTTCCTCAAGGCCTCTCCCACTCCCTTTCATGCCACTGCGGCCCTCGCCCAGCGCCTGGAAGCTGCCGGTTTCCAGCGCCTCGACGAGCGCGAAACGTGGACCACCGAGGCCAACGGTCGCTACTACGTGACCCGCAACGACTCCTCGATCATCGCCTTCAAGATGGGCCGCCAGTCGCCCCTGCACGACGGCATCCGCCTGGTCGGCGCCCATACCGACAGCCCGTGCCTGCGGGTCAAGCCGCAACCTGAACTGCAACGCCAGGGCTTCTGGCAGTTGGGTGTGGAAGTCTATGGCGGCGCGCTGCTGGCACCGTGGTTCGACCGCGACCTTTCCCTCGCCGGCCGCGTGACGTTCCGGCGTGACGGCAAGGTCGAAAGCCAGTTGATCGACTTCAAACTGCCGATTGCCATCATCCCCAACCTGGCCATCCACCTGAACCGTGAAGCCAACCAGGGCTGGGCGATCAATGCCCAGACCGAGCTGCCGCCGATCCTCGCGCAGTTTGCCGGTGACGAGCGCGTGGATTTCCGCGCCGTGCTCACCGACCAACTGGCCCGCGAACATGGGCTGAACGCTGATGTGGTGCTCGACTACGAGTTGAGCTTCTACGACACCCAGGGCGCAGCGGTGATTGGCCTGCATGGCGACTTTATCGCCGGTGCCCGCCTGGACAACCTGCTGTCGTGCTATGCCGGCCTGCAAGCCCTGCTCACCAGCGAGACCGACGAAACCTGCGTACTGGTGTGTACCGACCACGAAGAAGTCGGCTCCTGCTCGGCCTGCGGTGCCGACGGCCCGATGCTGGAACAGACCCTGCGTCGCCTGCTGCCTGAAGGTGATGAGTTCGTACGGGCGATTCAGAAGTCGCTGTTGGTGTCTGCCGACAATGCCCACGGCATCCACCCCAACTATGCCGACAAGCATGACGCCAACCATGGCCCGAAACTCAATGCCGGCCCGGTAATCAAGGTCAACAGCAACCAGCGCTACGCCACCAACAGCGAAACCGCCGGGTTCTTCCGCCACCTGTGCATGGCTGAAGAAGTGCCGGTGCAGAGCTTCGTGGTGCGCAGTGACATGGGCTGTGGCTCGACCATCGGCCCGATCACCGCCAGCCACCTGGGCGTGCGCACCGTGGATATCGGCTTGCCGACATTCGCCATGCACTCGATCCGCGAGTTGTGCGGCAGCCACGATTTGGCGCACCTGGTAAAGGTGCTGAGTGCGTTCTACGCAAGTCGCGACCTGCCCTGA
- a CDS encoding ABC transporter permease: protein MSSVIRGKWLAALCLVPFALFFIVFQIAPLFWVMVNSLQSEEFGWGLANFSKIFSSKFYLQAIQYSLELSFYSSVFGIIIAVLGSYSLRKVDSPLRNFVTAFANMTSNFSGVPLAFAFIILLGFNGSITIMLKQAGIIQDFNLYSKTGLIILYTYFQIPLGVLLLYPAFDALREDWRESAALLGANGWQYWRHIGLPVLTPALLGTFVILVANALGAYATVYALTTGNFNVLPIRIAAMVSGDISLDPNMASALAVILVALMTVVTVVHQLLLKRSYHVSR, encoded by the coding sequence GTGAGTTCAGTGATCCGTGGTAAGTGGCTGGCCGCCTTGTGCCTGGTGCCTTTCGCCCTGTTTTTTATCGTGTTCCAGATCGCGCCGCTGTTCTGGGTGATGGTCAACAGCCTGCAATCGGAAGAATTCGGCTGGGGCCTGGCCAACTTCAGCAAGATCTTCAGCTCGAAGTTCTACTTGCAGGCGATCCAGTACAGCCTGGAGCTGAGTTTCTACTCCAGCGTCTTCGGCATCATCATTGCCGTGCTCGGCAGTTACTCGTTGCGCAAGGTGGATTCGCCGCTGCGCAACTTCGTCACTGCCTTCGCCAACATGACCAGCAACTTCTCCGGCGTGCCCCTGGCCTTTGCCTTCATCATCCTGCTGGGGTTCAACGGCAGCATCACCATCATGCTCAAGCAGGCCGGGATCATTCAGGACTTCAACCTGTACTCCAAGACCGGCCTGATCATCCTGTACACCTATTTCCAGATCCCCCTGGGCGTGTTGCTGCTGTACCCGGCCTTCGATGCCCTGCGTGAAGACTGGCGCGAGTCCGCAGCACTCCTGGGCGCCAATGGCTGGCAGTACTGGCGGCATATCGGCCTGCCGGTGCTGACGCCGGCGTTGCTGGGCACCTTCGTGATCCTGGTGGCCAATGCCCTGGGCGCCTATGCCACGGTGTATGCGTTGACCACCGGCAACTTCAACGTGCTGCCGATCCGCATTGCGGCGATGGTCTCCGGCGATATTTCCCTGGACCCGAACATGGCCAGCGCCCTGGCCGTCATCCTGGTGGCGCTGATGACCGTGGTCACCGTGGTCCATCAACTGTTGCTCAAGAGGAGCTACCATGTCTCGCGCTGA
- a CDS encoding UTRA domain-containing protein — protein sequence MRDEATKAVTAIGLALQEQISHGLLSPTSKLPAERKLSELFSTTRITVREALLQLEAQGQIYREERRGWFVSPPRLAYNLMQRSHFHAMVSAQGRVPSTEVISARLQPASAAVCAWLQLPALSSVIQICRRRRIDGRLVLYVEHYLNPQYFPGILACDLNESMTELYARKYDLHYGRVRFEIVPTSLQVEAAAALKVSAGSPGLRIARVNYDQHQRLIDCDLEFWRHDAIHVGVDVT from the coding sequence ATGCGTGATGAGGCAACCAAAGCGGTGACAGCCATTGGCCTGGCGCTGCAAGAGCAGATCAGCCACGGTTTGTTGAGCCCGACGAGCAAGCTGCCCGCCGAGCGCAAACTCAGTGAGTTGTTTAGTACCACCCGCATTACGGTGCGCGAGGCCTTGCTGCAACTGGAGGCTCAGGGCCAGATCTACCGCGAGGAGCGCCGTGGCTGGTTTGTCTCGCCGCCCCGGTTGGCCTACAACCTGATGCAGCGCAGCCACTTCCACGCCATGGTCAGCGCTCAGGGGCGAGTGCCTTCTACCGAAGTCATCTCGGCACGCCTGCAACCGGCTTCGGCCGCGGTCTGCGCGTGGCTGCAACTGCCGGCACTGTCCAGCGTGATCCAGATCTGCCGGCGGCGGCGTATTGATGGGCGGCTGGTGCTGTATGTGGAGCACTACCTCAACCCCCAGTATTTTCCGGGGATCCTGGCGTGTGACCTGAACGAGTCGATGACCGAGTTGTACGCCCGCAAGTACGACCTGCACTACGGTCGCGTGCGCTTTGAGATTGTGCCGACTTCTCTACAGGTAGAAGCGGCAGCCGCCTTGAAAGTCTCGGCGGGCAGCCCCGGGCTGCGGATCGCCCGGGTCAATTACGATCAGCATCAGCGCCTGATCGACTGCGATCTGGAGTTCTGGCGCCATGATGCGATTCATGTCGGGGTGGATGTGACCTGA